Genomic window (Oncorhynchus masou masou isolate Uvic2021 chromosome 9, UVic_Omas_1.1, whole genome shotgun sequence):
CTCAAAACCAGCCCTCATTGCTGTGTGTATCCTAATCTATACCCCAGAACTGGGGCACCAGGGGATGAAACTAGCAGACAGCAGGCAAGGAGTACCAGTGGCCTCCCCCAGCTACAACATAGTGCAGTAAACAAACCTCAACTGATAATGGATCAGTGTTCGATTTAAACAGGAAAGGGGTGGAGTGACCCATGTCGGCGCAAGAGGCCAATCCACAGACAGAGTGGAGTCGGGGCCAGAGCTGTATGAGTACTTCCTAATTGTTGGGAGGGGGGGCTAGTGTTCAGACGTGTAGCTGAGGGACCCTCGCCGTGCTAGGCTCTGGGTGCTGGAGCTCAGGGTTCGGTTCTCTGTTAGGTCGCTGGTGCCCTGGAAGAACATACAAAACATTTGACTAGTCTGACCGTATGTGTATAACAATGACATACACAGTACATTGATTTTGATGACACACAGCCAGAGAAATGCCTTAGGATATGAAGCACTTAAAATGAAAGGTGATGAATAAACACTAACAATCATATTGTACAGAAATGTGAGAAAAAGCCAGAACCCAGAAACGGATGCTCACCCTTGCCGCTTCTTGCCGCTCCCTCGCACCCACGTTCAGCACATTCAGAGAATTAGCCCTTTTCATCCtgagagagaacaagaaagagagagtgagagtaacAAATTTAACATAATTTTGAGAGCGAACACATGCAGAATGAGGACTTGGTCTTTACCCAGGAGTCGGAGGGGTGGTATCCTGAGTTCCGACTCCTTTCAGCTTCCTGACCAGCTTCTCGCTGCTCCTGCGTATCGACTCGCGGAGTTTGGTGAACGAGCCGCTGCGCTTCAGACTGCCCAGCCCATCCTGCATGGAGCCCTCCTCTCCCGTGTGGGTGCAGATATCCCGCACCTCACCTGAGACACCAACATCACAGAGGATACACATCAGTGGCATCATTCCGGTAAGATTAGCTATTTACAGTACATATCTGAGATACATTATTATTCCTATACATACACCCTTTTAGGGTCAAAATGCTAGTGAACCTAGAGAGCAGGTTTCAAAGAGCATATTATGACTTTGCTCTCACCATCCACAGATCCAAACTCTTTTTCATGGGCCAGGGTCAGGATCTCTTTATACAGAGCCTCAGCTTGTCTGTACTTCCCTTGTTTCAGGTAACATGAAGCCTGTAGCCAGAAATACAGCAATACTAGAGTCACAAATAGCGCAATCACACCTCAGATAGATTGACCCAAGCTGCATGCGTGTGTCTATGTCCCCCACTTCTACCCAAGTATAGCTTATTATACACACAAATAATATGGTATCATCTAGCCCAGTGACCATGCCAACCATGTCCACTCCCCCTTTTtacacctccctccatctccctctccatccctcaccaGGTTATTCTTGGTCTTGGCCACGTTGGTGTCGTCGGGGCCCAGCCTGCTCTGGTAGATGTGCAGGGCACGCTCGTAGTACTGCTCCACTTCCTGGTACTTGCCCTGGTTCTGACACAGCAGCGCCAGGTTGTTCAGCTGCTTTGCCACGTCAGGGTGGTCCGTGCCTAACACCTGCCCACGACAacaagagaggaggggggtgaaggAAGATCAACAGGCAGGTTTTGGTAATAAGCATTGTTCGGGGTAGCGCATTACAAAGTAATGCGTTACAGTAATTAAATTACTTTTTGCGGTAACGAGTAATataacggcagggtagcctagtggttagagtgttggactagtaaccgaaaggttgcaagttcaaatccccgagctgacaaggtctgtagttctgcccctgaacaggcagttaacccactgttcctaggccgtcattgaaaataagaatttgttcttaactgacttgcctagttacataaaggtaaaataaataaataaaaaacaacagtTACTGTTCCAATTTAAATAATACAGTTACTGATACATTTTTGGGTTGTTACTTGTGTTATCATTAATTTCCTATTACAGTTACTGATCCAAATAAGTATTTGTGACagagcaaaatatattttttaaatccccCCCGCCCCAGATTCTAATGGTTTTCATCTGACGCCCTCTCACAAAGTTCctgttcacgcacacacacactactaactgctttagtgagggagatggaaaGTAGTAGAAGCATCTTAAACATTGAGTTTCTCAGAGCGGAAGTACTCCCATTACTTTGATTTGGTAGGATACAATTACAAGAATATAACAGTAAAATGTCAACTGTGTCCAGGCGAGAAACACCTCTCCACTGCGAGAAACACAACATTGTTTACATTGAGTGAGAATGTGAAACATTTTGGGGTGTAACGCAAAAGTAATATAACAAATTACTTTTCCCAGGGAGTAGTAAGTAATTATTTATTGTTTAAAGAAGTTATGAGTCATAGGTAATATTACTTTTTTTGAGTAATGACCCCAATGTTTTATGTAGTATGGTTGCAGTGCTATGTAGTACAGAATTCTTGCAGAGTTGCCATTGGTCCATCAGATGGCAGGGTTTCTAGTCACGGTGCTGCTAGGTTACTGCCTCATTACCTTCTCTCTGATCTCCAGGGCTCTCTTACACAGTGGCTCAGCCTCCTTGTACTTCCCTCTCTTTCCATAAAGTACAGCAAGATTGTTGAGTGTGGCTGCCACCTATAAACAAATACAGTACTGTTAGTTACAtacagtgatgtagtggtaaaaaaaagggggggggggtgaactcTGATCGCCGGTCGCAGTGAAAAAAGAAACACTCCCTATATTTTAATTTTTCCACAAAAGGTGGGTTaacctccactacaccactagttACATATTGTAGCTGCTTATCCACTGAGCTGGGGAAAGTCATTAGCTATGCATGTTTTAGACATCTTATTTAGCGGTTTGTCCATTTTGGTGACCCTTGACCTTCATTATAGACTATAGAGGAACATACCGCAGGGTGATCTATGCCCAGGGTTTTCTCCCGGATGGCCAATGCGTCATTCAGGAGGTTTGCCGCCTCTTTGTACTTGTTCTGGTCTCTACAGAGAAGAGCGAAACAGCCTTTAGCTTTAGCACACGGCTAACTTAACTTGTCACACTACAGAAATCTCCCACAGTAAGACCTAGCATCGAGGCTATGCTAGGCTAACGTGGCGCCAATCACCTGTAGACCAGGGCCAGTATGTTGAGCATGGTGGCCACATCAGGGTGGCTGTGGCCTGAGGACTTCTCCAGGTCCTCCAGGGCCTGTTTGCAGAGGGGCACGGCCACCTCATAGCGGCCCTGGGAGGCGTACTGGATCACCAGGTTATGAAGGGTCCTCAGGCGGGCCGGGATCTCATAGCCTCCCTGCTGGGCCGCTGCTGCCGCACTGCTACCGTGGGGCTGAGATActgggggacaggagagggaggtagagtcattcatacagacacacaaatatacatgaacacagacatacatGGACACATATGCTCACTGGCAAATATATTgtgcatatacacatatacaaacacacagtgaGTGACAGACTatgcaacacagagagacacatcgAGACACCGGCACACATACATGCATAGCTCGTCTGTACAGCAGATTGATAGACAAGAATATCCGTCTCATTTGACGAGTGCACATACTCTGTGACTGTTCCTCCTCGTCCGTGGGAAAAAGGTCATCTAGGGACTCCTTGGTGGAGCCAGTCTCTTTGTCTTCCTGTCGACATAGTAAACATAACTAGATTTATAGTGCAGAGCTGAGGGGAGTATCTATATGAACTTTACAGAGAAACACATATCAACCTGTTCTGATAAGCCACCAACAGCTTAGCTTTAGTCATAACATAAAAGATGAGGCAAACACATGCACCATGTagtgggtcatattcattaggacACACCGTAGCGAAACATTTCTCATTAGACAAGTTTTGGTAGTTCCTCACTGTATCAGTTTGTTTTTtcccgtttggtgcctaatgaatatgaccctgatTGTGGTGGTCTGTGACATACCGGTGGGGGCTCCTCCTGGTCGTACTTGCGGATGCTGCTCATGAACTGCAGGTGTCTGTTCTGCTCCTCCAGCGTGACCACCACCTGCTCCCTGTCCTGTAGCCTCTGCTGGGCCCTGGCCAGCTCGTCCCTCAGCCACTGGTTCTCCTGGCACAGCCTCCGTACCTGGGTCCGCAGCTTCTGCTTCTCCGCCTCCAGGGAGCCCAGGTGGGCCGACAGAGCCATCAtcacctggggaggaggagggagagggaggaggtacaGGGAAAGAAAGATAGATAGAGAGTGAAATAGAAAGAGAGTGAAGTAGGTGTGCATATATACACATGTACAGATACAACACACCCAAAATACAGCCAATAAGACAACTTCCCCCATTATGCGGTCTTTATGCATTCTACTATCTCCATACATTCCCTCATCTCCAGTATGATCCCACCTGTGCCTCTCCCAGGCCCAGCTCTATCCTCTCCAGAGACTGGCGGATGATCCCACTCTTCTCCTGCTCCACACTGCCACTGTCGGCCACCGGCCGGCCCTCCAGCGCCTTCTGCAGGTCGTCCAGGAGGGTGTGGTTCTCGCCACGAAGCGCCTCCAGGCCCGCGATCACTTGCCGCGTGCTGCACAGAATCTCCTCCCCAGACAACATGGTGCCACTCTAAGCTCAACcctggatggaggaggaggaaggggagggttcaccatttaaaaaaatacttgtaCATGGTCATATGGACTATCCAAGGTgtagaaagcgttccacagagatgcaagcccatgttgactccacagttatgtcaagttgtCCAGATGTCCTTTGgatagtggaccattcttgatacacacaggaaactgttgagtgtgaaaaacccagcagtgttccAGTTCTTAACACAAACCATTGCGCCTGACCCTCACTACTTCACCCCTGAATGGCAAACATAgaaaatccatgtctcaaggcttaaaaacccttctttaatctgtctcctccccttcatctacacggattgaagtggatttaacaagtgacatcaacaagggatcatagctttcacctgagttcacctggtcagtctgtcatggaaagagcaggtgttcttaatgttttgtacactcagtgtatatgcatGGAACACACCAAGTGAATAAAGGTCCAACAGCGGTGTTCAATGGCAGCATGGAATTGTGCACTGGTGGTAATATGGCTAATGGCAACACTCCACAGTAAACAATGTTGTGTTGGACTATGACAATGTGCTGGCTAACCAACTAGCTTTACAAATGCAA
Coding sequences:
- the LOC135546261 gene encoding kinesin light chain 1-like; the encoded protein is MLSGEEILCSTRQVIAGLEALRGENHTLLDDLQKALEGRPVADSGSVEQEKSGIIRQSLERIELGLGEAQVMMALSAHLGSLEAEKQKLRTQVRRLCQENQWLRDELARAQQRLQDREQVVVTLEEQNRHLQFMSSIRKYDQEEPPPEDKETGSTKESLDDLFPTDEEEQSQISQPHGSSAAAAAQQGGYEIPARLRTLHNLVIQYASQGRYEVAVPLCKQALEDLEKSSGHSHPDVATMLNILALVYRDQNKYKEAANLLNDALAIREKTLGIDHPAVAATLNNLAVLYGKRGKYKEAEPLCKRALEIREKVLGTDHPDVAKQLNNLALLCQNQGKYQEVEQYYERALHIYQSRLGPDDTNVAKTKNNLASCYLKQGKYRQAEALYKEILTLAHEKEFGSVDGEVRDICTHTGEEGSMQDGLGSLKRSGSFTKLRESIRRSSEKLVRKLKGVGTQDTTPPTPGMKRANSLNVLNVGARERQEAARGTSDLTENRTLSSSTQSLARRGSLSYTSEH